A genome region from Cucumis sativus cultivar 9930 chromosome 4, Cucumber_9930_V3, whole genome shotgun sequence includes the following:
- the LOC101221784 gene encoding GATA transcription factor 5 — MIMECVRLSPQLCFNPQNVVSSDDFFVDQLLDLSDHDEFLQDQTPDDDDDDDKPSVSLSNLVSAQEIHQDSIVSDFPSLPTSELTVPADDLEDLEWLSHFVEDSFSGFSAPFPSPMKSSKEIATSEEQLVEDDGSVSPPEPCFKTPIPAKARSKRRRTSGRVWCLRSPSLTDSSSCSTTSSSSSSPASPWLIISDRFEPEIPATKKRRRKSPSEKSRITIGAQPPRRCSHCGVQKTPQWRTGPLGAKTLCNACGVRFKSGRLLPEYRPACSPNFSSELHSNHHRKVLEMRRKKEVTAPDEFLSVEKN; from the exons aTGATCATGGAATGTGTTCGATTAAGCCCTCAACTCTGTTTTAATCCTCAGAATGTTGTTTCCTCTGATGATTTTTTCGTCGACCAACTCTTGGATTTGTCTGATCATGATGAATTCCTTCAAGACCAAACCCCTGATGATGATGACGATGATGATAAACCTTCTGTTTCCCTTTCCAATCTTGTTTCTGCTCAGGAAATTCATCAGGACTCCATTGTTTCCGATTTTCCTTCTTTACCTACCAGTGAACTTACTGTTCCG GCGGATGATTTGGAGGACCTCGAATGGCTATCCCATTTTGTCGAGGATTCTTTCTCTGGATTCTCCGCTCCCTTTCCTTCTCCCATGAAATCGTCCAAGGAAATTGCAACCTCGGAGGAACAACTGGTGGAGGATGATGGTTCTGTTTCGCCTCCGGAGCCCTGTTTCAAAACCCCCATTCCGGCTAAGGCTAGAAGCAAACGGAGGAGAACCAGCGGTCGAGTTTGGTGCCTTCGTTCACCGTCGTTGACCGATTCTTCCTCTTGTTCCACAACGTCGTCCTCCTCTTCATCGCCGGCAAGTCCTTGGCTCATCATTTCCGACCGTTTCGAACCGGAAATTCCAGCCACGAAGAAAAGGAGGAGAAAATCTCCATCGGAGAAGTCCAGGATCACCATTGGAGCACAGCCGCCTCGACGGTGCAGTCATTGCGGAGTCCAGAAAACTCCTCAATGGAGAACCGGCCCCCTCGGAGCAAAAACCCTCTGCAACGCTTGCGGTGTTAGGTTTAAATCGGGTCGACTCTTACCCGAATATCGACCCGCATGCAGTCCGAATTTCTCCAGCGAATTGCACTCAAACCATCACCGTAAAGTACTTGAAATGCGCCGGAAAAAGGAAGTGACGGCCCCAGACGAGTTTTTGAGcgtagaaaaaaattaa